From the Salvelinus alpinus chromosome 12, SLU_Salpinus.1, whole genome shotgun sequence genome, the window ATGGAGAAGAGTAggtgactgtgtgagagagagagagagagagagagagagagagagagagagagagagagagagacagagatatatagagagaggttaTCTGGGCTGTAGAGGAAAGGTGGTGAGGGCAGAAGGCTAGAAGGAGGTGTGTGGACTATCAGCCCTGGGAGAGACCCCAATCAACCTTACCTAATGATACCCTGTCAACATCGGAGAGAGAGAAGTACagggagactgacagagagagagaaggagagagagagggggaagagagtgaggtgagggacagatagagagagaggaaggaagggagagagggaaggagagagaggtgagggagggcCACAGACAAGGCCCAGACAGCCCCTCTGTCGAAAGTTCTGGTGAAGAGTATGTCTGTGATGAGCGTATGAGATGGGTCTATTTCTGTAAGGTGCTTTTAGCCAAAGAGATATGGGACTGAAGGGGTGAGGAGTGACCTGTATGCCCTGGAGGTGGTTTAGATGATACAACTATTTCCCTCTTCTCAACATGATGTAGAACTACATTTGCACCGAGCCCACACTGAGGCATCTGTGTCTGTCACTTTCGTCTCATCATTGTTATTGGAGGggtcattgtgttgttatttgtctagttgcacatttaatattaaccccccccccttctttgtGTCTCTGTCAGGTACCTGGCTAAACTGTCGTCGGTGGGCAGTATCAGTGATGAGGAGACCTGTGAACGTCTGCGAGGACTCATCCATAAACAGGTACACATCTACCATGACAAACAGTGGCAATATGTTCAGATTTCAAGGTTGGCAGGGTATGACAGGATGGTACATATGTTATAAaagttacactaccgttcaaaagtttggagtcacttagcaatgtccttgtttttgaaagaaaagctaatccaagtttatcattttaaaagactaattgatcattagaaaaacccttttgcaattatgttagcacagctgaaaactgttgttctgattaaagaagcaataaaactgaccttctttagactagttgagtatctggatcaTCAGCATTTATGggatcgattacaggctcaaaatgtccagaaacaagctcgtcagtctattcttgttctgaaatgaaggctgttccatgcgagaaattgccaagaaactgaagatctcgtacaacgctgtgtactactcccttcatagaacagcgcaaactgtctctaaccagaatagaaagaggagtgggaggccctggtgcacaactgagcaagaggacaagtacattagagtgtctagtttaagaaacagacacctcacaagtcctcaactggcagcttcattaaatagtacccgcaaaacaccagtctcaacgtcaacagtgaagaggcgactccgggatgctggccttctaggcagagttgcaaagaaaaagccatatctcagactggccaataaaaagaaaatattaaaatgggcaaaagaacacagacactggacagaggaactctgcctagaaggccagtatacctgagtcgcctcttcactgttgacgttgacgtttaatggacaaaaacaaggacatttctaagtgaccccaaacttttgaacggtagtgtatgtccaAGTCTTTAAATGCAAGATACAAGATACAAGCCATAGTAATTGAACTTGAACCAGGTTcagatctgtaatgttatgatcattattctaaccagaTACAGATCTGTAATGTTATTATCATTATTCTAACCAGATACAGATTtgtaatgttatgatcattattctaaccaggtgcagatctgtaatgttatgatcattattctaaccagatacagatctgtaatgttattatcattattctaaccaggtgcagatctgtaatgttatgatcattattctaaccaggtgcagatctgtaatgttatgatcattattctaaccaggtgcagatctgtaatgttatgatcattattctaaccaggtgcagatctgtaatgttatgatcattattctaaccaggtgcagatctgtaatgttatgatcattattctaaccagatgcagatctgtaatgttatgatcattattctaaccagatgcagatctgtaatgttatgatcattattctaacaaggtgcagatctgtaatgttatgatcattattctaaccaggtgcagatctgtaatgttatgatcattattctaaccaggtgcagatctgtaatgttatgatcattattctaaccaggtgcagatctgtaatgttatgatcattattctaaccaggtgcagatctgtaatgttatgatcattattctaaccaggtgcagatctgtaatgttatgatcattattctaaccaggtgcagatctgtaatgttatgatcattattctaaccaggtgcagatctgtaatgttatgatcattattctaaccaggtgcagatctgtaatgttattatcattattctaaccaggtgcagatctgtaatgatatgatcattattctaaccaggtgcagatctgtaatgttatgatcattattctaaccaggtgcagatctgtaatgttatgatcattattctaaccaggtgcagatctgtaatgttatgatcattattctaaccaggtgcagatctgtaatgatatgatcattattctaaccaggtgcagatctgtaatgttattatcattattctaaccaggtgcagatctgtaatgttatgatcattattctaaccaggtgcagatctgtaatgttatgatcattattctaaccaggtgcagatctgtaatgttatgatcattattctaaccaggtgcagatctgtaatgttatgatcattaatctaaccaggtgcagatctgtaatgttatgatcattattctaaccaggtgcagatctgtaatgttatgatcattattctaaccagatacagatctgtaatgttatgatcattattctaaccaggtgcagatctgtaatgttatgatcattaatctaaccaggtgcagatctgtaatgttatgatcattattctaaccaggtgcagatctgtaagCGCAGTGTGGAGGTGATGGATGCTGTTCGGCACGGGGCTCAGCTAGCCATAGACGAGTGCCAGTTTCAGTTCCGGAACCGCCGATGGAACTGCTCCACACTGGAAACCATGCCTGTCTTTGGCAAGATTGTCACACAGGGTACGCCTCAGTATCAATAACTTATTTTAGAATAAATATACTTATGAACTTCTCAGGATAAAAACATTGCATTTCAGTTGTAGGTGTGTGTTTAAcgttggcctgtgtgtgtgtgttcttgacaGGCACTCGGGAGGCAGCCTTTGTTTATGCCATCTCAGCAGCCAGTGTGGCGTTCGCTGTGACCCGGGCCTGCAGCAGCGGAGAGCTGGAGAAATGTGGCTGCGACCACAACGTCCACGGAGTCAGTCcagaaggtacacacacacacacacacacacacacacacacacacacacacacacacacacacacacacacacacacacacacacacacacacacacacacacacacacacacacacacacacacacacacacagctggtgaGGCTCAGCATCTCTCCTATCGCATAAACCTGTCCCCCTCAGCATTcagtacccccacacacacacacacacacacacacacacacacacacacacacacacacacacacacacacacacacacacacacacacacacacacacacacacacacacacagtaggcacACACTGTTTGACTGctaactctccctccctccctccctccctccctccctccctccctccctcccagggtTCCAGTGGTCAGGCTGTAGTGATAACATTGCTTATGGAGTGGCCTTCTCTCAATCCTTTGTTGATGTGAGGGAGAGGAGTAAAGGACAGTCCCCCAGCAGAGCACTCATGAACCTACACAACAATGAGGCTGGGAGGAAGGTATGACATATGACAAGCAACAACTCTGTCATAGCAAAGTCAACAGCAAAGAAAAAGACAGGAGATAAAAGCATTCTTTCTGTTTCCCTGCAGGCCATTCTGAGCCACATGCGTGTGGAGTGTAAGTGTCATGGCGTGTCAGGGTCCTGTGAGGTGAAGACCTGCTGGAAGGCCATACCCCCATTCCGCAAGGTGGGCAACGCCATCAAGGAGAAATTTGACGGCGCCACAGAGGTGGAGCAGCGCAAGGTGGGCACCACCAAGGTCCTGGTGCCACGAAACTCCCAGTTCAAACCTCACACAGACGAAGACCTGGTCTACCTTGACCCCAGTCCCGACTTCTGTGACCACGACCCGCGCACACCAGGCATGCTGGGTACAGCGGGGCGGCAGTGTAACCGGACATCAAAGGCCATCGATGGCTGTGAGCTGATGTGCTGCGGCCGGGGCTTCCAgacagaggaggtggaggtggtggacaggtgcagctgtaagttccactGGTGCTGCTATGTCAAGTGCAAACAGTGCCGCAAGATGGTGGAGATGCACACCTGCCGGTGATCACCATGGAAATCCCCAATGGAGACCCAAACAAATGCCCCATCACACCCCACTCTCTCCTTTCTCACCTGCACagaagggtgggagggagggagagggggatggtgttTGTGGTTTACCTTTTCCCCGTTTCAAAACCATCCCTATTCCTTTTACAATAGGCCccgggaacagacagacagaggtggaCAGAGGACATGGGCGTTCCCTGTCAGTTCATACAATGTTAAAGGAAAATGATACACATGCACGGGATGTATAGAACTAaaaagacatatatatatatatatatatatatatatatatatatatatatatatatatatatcccaacAGAGTATTTTCCCTCTCTTCATCTTGTCTCACTCTCAGTTGATTCTCATTGTTTTGGTTGCTTTTGTTATATCTTTTATTCCTTTTCTTTTCATTTTGTTTTTTAACTTATTTGACATTGTTGTGAGCGATTCGGGGGTTCGGTGAGGTGAGAGTGGActgcaggggagagggggactgAGGGGGGGTTCGGTGAGGGGAGAGTGGActgcaggggagagggggactgAGGGGGGGTTCGGTGAGGGGAGAGTGGActgcaggggagagggggactgGGGGGGGTTCGGTGAGGGGGGAGTGGActgcaggggagagggggactgAGGGGGGGTTCGGTGAGGGGAGAGTGGActgcaggggagagggggactgGGGGGGGGTTCGGTGAGGGGAGAGTGGActgcaggggagagggggactgAGGGGGGGTTCGGTGAGGGGGGAGTGGActgcaggggagagggggactgGGGGGGGTTCGGTGAGGGGAGAGTGGActgcaggggagagggggactgAGGGTGGGTTCGGTGAGGGGGGAGTGGActgcaggggagagggggactgAGGGGGGGTTCGGTGAGGGGGGAGTGGActgcaggggagagggggactgGGGGGGGTTCGGTGAGGGGGGAGTGGActgcaggggagagggggactgAGGGGTGGTTCGGTGAGGGGGGAGTGGACTGCAGGGGAGAAGGGGACTGGGGGGGGTTCGGTGAGGGGGGAGTGGActgcaggggagaggaggactgaGGGGGGGTTCGGTGAGGGGAGAGTGGActgcaggggagagggggactgAGGGGGGGTTCGGTGAGGGGGGAGTGGACTGCAGGGGAGTTTGGGACTGAGGGGGGGTTCGGTGAGGGGGGAGTGGActgcaggggagagggggactgAGGGGGGGTTCGGTGAGGGGGGAGTGGACTGCAGGGGAGTTTGGGACTGAGGGGGGGTTCGGTGAGGGGAGAGTGGActgcaggggagagggggactgAGGGGGGGTTCGGTGAGGGGGGAGTGGActgcaggggagagggggactgAGGGGGGGTTCGGTGAGGGGGGAGTGGACTGCAGGGGAGTTTGGGACTGAGGGGGGGTTCGGTGAGGGGAGAGTGGActgcaggggagagggggactgAGGGGGGGTTCGGTGAGGGGGGAGTGGACTGCAGGGGAGTTTGGGACTGAGGGGGGGTTCGGTGAGGGGAGAGTGGActgcaggggagagggggactgAGGGTGGGTTCGGTGAGGGGAGAGTGGActgcaggggagagggggactgAGGGGGGGTTCGGTGAGGGGAGAGTGGActgcaggggagagggggactgGGGGGGGGTTCGGTGAGGGGGGAGTGGActgcaggggagagggggactgAGGGGGGGTTCGGTGAGGGGGGAGTGGActgcaggggagaggaggactgaGGGGGGGTTCGGTGAGGGGAGAGTGGActgcaggggagagggggactgAGGGGGGGTTCGGTGAGGGGGGAGTGGActgcaggggagaggaggactgaGGGGGGGTTCGGTGAGGGGGGAGTGGActgcaggggagagggggactgAGGGGGGGTTCGGTGAGGGGGGAGTGGActgcaggggagagggggactgAGGTTGGGTTCGGTGAGGGGGGAGTGGActgcaggggagagggggaatgGGGGGGGTTCGGTGAGGGGGGAGTGGActgcaggggagagggggactgAGGGGGGGTTCGGTGAGGGGAGAGTGGActgcaggggagagggggactgAGGGGGGGTTCGGTGAGGGGGGAGTGGActgcaggggagagggggactgAGGGGGGGTTCGGTGAGGGGAGAGTGGActgcaggggagagggggactgAGGGGGGGTTCGGTGAGGGGGGAGTGGActgcaggggagagggggactgAGGGGGGGTTCGGTGAGGGGAGAGTGGActgcaggggagagggggactgAGGTTGGGGTATATTGGACCCGGGGAAAGTGGGATGGCGTAGTGGGGAAAGGGTGGGTGGAGTTTAGGAGGGGGGGGCTGAGTTTGCCCTCTGTCTTTGCTGCTGCTTTAGGGACTCATCTAGAGTGCTGGATATAAAGGGAGAGACACGCCTGTCTGTCGGTCTGAGAGAACCGCCCAGAGGAGGAACgctgaccgacagacagacagacattattaTTTGCGGTCCAGGTGTACATGACCGTGTTGTGTTGGGGTTTAGTTGTGTGGCCATTTGTCCCTGTACAGCCCTGATACTGCTCCACTCATCAAATTAGTCACAGATTCACAGGATTACTCAGTCAAATAATTACTCAGGTCTCACAGAATCACTCACAGGCCGGGATTCCATCTGATCGCCAGTTATAGGCTTTGcggcttttaaaggcaatgttcccatgTTCGCAAAGATCCAattcatggtaaacgctgcatatgtcggctcaatcagaaattaGATTGAATCCCATCATTAGTCTGTGTCAGACCAAGGGGGAGTTTACccatacagatacagatacagacagagacagagacagagacagagacagagacagagacagagacagagagacagacagacagacagacagacagacagacagacagacagacagacagacagacagacagacagacagacagacagacagacagacagggctgggTGAAGCAGGGATGCTGTGCAAGATGACTTAAGCACTTTTCTCTCCGACCGCACATATCACACCACAAACCACCATCCCTACAGTTTACCACATACAACGAAGTCTACACACACAACGGTCCCTACAGCTTATTACACAAAACGCAATTACTACACACATCACCGTGCATACAACTTACCAAACAAAAAGACGCCAACACACACAAatcatacaccacacacacactaaatagaTAACGTACAACACACACtagccacacacacacgacaccatATTCCACACACAGCATACCATACGCTACTGCCAGGGCACAGGGACTGACCTATGTATGGCTATCATGTACAACCACATAAACCCAAGCTTTTCTATAGTAACATGCTATTCATTATAGAAACATAGATCTGTAAAGACTTATACACTGAAGAAGACTATTCTGAGTATGAATGTATATTAAAATGAAATATATGCTGTGTCAAAGATTATACTCTTGTTTGTCATATTTCTTTTGCACAAAAGAAAATAACTCtgttatgctgtgtgtgtgtgtgtgtgtgtgtgtgtgtgtgtgtgtgtgtgtgtgtgtgtgtgtgtgtgtgtgtgtgtgtgtgtgtgtgtgtgtgtgtgtgtgtgtgtgtgtgtgtgtgtgtgtgtgtgtgtgtgtgtgtgtgtgcgagagacgGAGCGTATTTGTTGGCTTAATATCATTCATTAAAATAACAAACATTGCAGCTGACTTGGTACcaacataataaaaaataaaaatcctgtCATTGTCCTGAGTCCATTTAGTTGTGCCCTGAAGCTAAACCCAGGCCTGATTCCTTCAAGGTATGTGTTTAGTAGTGGCAGGCAGGCATGATGAATGGCATGGACCAGGGACCAGGGACCAGGGACGTTCGTTCACCAGGGAGGCCTACAGAGTCCTGCCACAGTCTGGGAGAGCTTCTCTATGTTGATTTCCACGTTGTCAACTATATAGACTAGAAGTACTAAAGAGGAAAGAAAATAGAGGTATGGAGTAAACACTAAGTAACATTTATATGGAGACTTTACCTTATCGGTTtgtgagagatacagagatatacTATACATGGAACAGAACAGATACATTAAACCTACATGTGTAGAAAAGAGAAGGCTAGTACTTGGTGGCATCTAATCTATACAATGAGTTTTTGTCTTTACTGTCACTGGAAATCCAGAGATAAGCCTTAACAAGGGGACCCTCCCTGGAGTCTGACACCCCTCaccctccacccacacacacacatacacacacgtcatCACAGGACACACATTTCTATGGAaactgtccgtgtgtgtgtgttaggtacaTTACACCCCCAGGGTCTTCCCTCCACCACTGACAAATATAATCACATGTATGTGCCATAGATcaacacatctatcactccagatATCAGGACACATATCCCCTGGCCATGGGAGCAGTCACAGTGGGTTTGGGAAGAAACAGCACAGAGGTTCATGTTTCACTGCTTCTCTGATTCTTCTCAAATCAGACGGTAAGAAGGCCAGTATACCAGAGAGCAGGGATTACCCTGAAATGCAGACCACATGGCATCACTGATATCTTTCTCTTGTCTGCCTCCAATAAGGCCCTCTGATGTCCCAGATGATGTGGATAGAAGGGAGTGGGCCGCTACAGTGATTGGCTGATAATATTCCTCATATTGAAACTGGGGCATTTCTTAGGGCTCCTGTTCGTACACAGTCAGCTAGGGAAaaaagggggaagagaggggaggagaggggtatcAGTAAAACCTCTCCTTCCTGTGTTTGCGGAGGCAGAGATATTGAGGCCTAAGAGCTTTAGTGCAATGTgcgtgtgtattgtgtgtggagGAGCAGAGCAATGGTGAAGAGAGAAACAGTTTAGGACTTGGCTGGTTCTAGTAGTACTTCCTCAGCATACCTGTGTGACTCTGGGTGAGGGTTCAGGAGGCCCCCTGGTCACATCTGAGAACCATCTGAGGTGTGAAAAAATTCCAGTAAATATTCCAGTGTTGCAAGATGAGTGGGTTGGTGTTCCCACAGCGTTCCTACAATGTTTCTAGGGACAAATGCTTCCCTGTGCTTCCCTGTCACCGCCTGCCTGATGAAAATACTAGCCTGCAATTTCACATTTTGACAGGCTTCTCTGGGAAATAACGTAACCATGGACCCCATGCCAGTGAGAGGGCTCTGAGTTTACAGGTGGGAGGTTCCGGCTTTCAGCTGGGCTTAATATGGCGGCCGGCAAGCCCTGGGCACCTGGTCCTCTCCAGCATGGCTGTCTAGTGACTAACCTGGGCTTTGAGTTGTTTGGTCCTCTCCAGCATGGCAGTCTAGTGACTAACCAGGGCTCTGAGTTGTTTGGTCCTCTCCAGCATGGCAGTCTAGtgactaacctgggctctgagttgtttggtcctctccagcatggcagtctagtgactaacctgggctctgagttgtttggtccactccagcatggcagtctagtgactaacctgggctctgagttgttTGGTCCACTCCAGCATGGCAGTCTAGTGACTAACCTGGGCTCTAAGTTGTTTGGTCCACTCCAGCATGGCAGTCTAGTGACTAACCTAGGCTCTGAGTTGTTTGGTCCACTCCAGCATGGCAGTCTAGtgactaacctgggctctgagttgtttggtcctctccagcatggcagtctagtgactaacctgggctctgagttgtttggtcctctccagcatggcagtctagtgactaacctgggctctgagttgtttggtccactccagcatggcagtctagtgactaacctgggctctgagttgtttggtcctctccagcatggcagtctagtgactaacctgggctctgagttgtttggtcctctccagcatggcagtctagtgactaacctgggctctgagttgtttggtcctctccagcatggcagtctagtgactaacctgggctctgagttgtttggtcctctccagcatggcagtctagtgactaacctgggctctgagttgtttggtccactccagcatggcagtctagtgactaacctgggctctgagttgtttggtcctctccagcatggcagtctagtgactaacctgggctctgagttgtttggtccactccagcatggcagtctagtgactaacctgggctctgagttgttTGGTCCTCTCCAGCATGGCAGTCTAGTGACTAACCAGGGATCTGAGTTGTTTGGTCCTCTCCAGCATGGCAGTCTAGtgactaacctgggctctgagttgttTGGTCCACTCCAGCATGGCCGTCTAGtgactaacctgggctctgagttgttTGGTCCTCTCCAGCATGGCAGTCTAGTGACTAACCTGGGATCTGAGTTGTTTGGTACTCTCCAGCATGGCAGTCTAGtgactaacctgggctctgagttgtttggtcctctccagcatggcagtctagtgactaacctgggctctgagttgtttggtcctctccagcatggcagtctagtgactaacctgggctctgagttgtttggtcctctccagcatggcagtctagtgactaacctgggctctgagttgtttggtcctctccagcatggcagtctagtgactaacctgggctctgagttgtttggtcctctccagcatggcagtctagtgactaacctgggctctgagttgtttggtcctctccagcatggcagtctagtgactaaccagggctctgagttgtttggtcctctccagcatggcagtctagtgactaacctgggctctgagttgtttggtcctctccagcatggcagtctagtgactaacctgggctctgagttgtttggtccactccagcatggcagtctagtgactaacctgggctctgagttgttTGGTCCACTCCAGCATGGCAGTCTAGTGACTAACCGGGGCTCTGAGTTCTTTGGTCCACTCCGGCATGGCAGTCTAGtgactaacctgggctctgagttgttTGGTCCACTCCGGCATGGCAGTCTAGtgactaacctgggctctgagttgtttggtcctctccagcatggcagtctagtgactaaccagggctctgagttgtttggtcctctccagcatggcagtctagtgactaacctgggctct encodes:
- the wnt4 gene encoding protein Wnt-4a; this translates as MTAEYVLRSLLMLFLALLSANASNWLYLAKLSSVGSISDEETCERLRGLIHKQVQICKRSVEVMDAVRHGAQLAIDECQFQFRNRRWNCSTLETMPVFGKIVTQGTREAAFVYAISAASVAFAVTRACSSGELEKCGCDHNVHGVSPEGFQWSGCSDNIAYGVAFSQSFVDVRERSKGQSPSRALMNLHNNEAGRKAILSHMRVECKCHGVSGSCEVKTCWKAIPPFRKVGNAIKEKFDGATEVEQRKVGTTKVLVPRNSQFKPHTDEDLVYLDPSPDFCDHDPRTPGMLGTAGRQCNRTSKAIDGCELMCCGRGFQTEEVEVVDRCSCKFHWCCYVKCKQCRKMVEMHTCR
- the LOC139535265 gene encoding uncharacterized protein; the protein is MAHARSRFGQGVRGPLPPHRTPPQSPSPLQSTLPSPNPPSVPLSPAVHSPLTEPPLSPPLPCSPLSPHRTPPQSPSPLQSTPPSPNPPHSPSPLQSTPPSPNPTSVPLSPAVHSPLTEPPLSPPLPCSPLPPHRTPPQSSSPLQSTPPSPNPPSVPLSPAVHSPLTEPPLSPPLPCSPLPPHRTPPQSPSPLQSTPPSPNPPPVPLSPAVHSPLTEPPLSPPLPCSPLSPHRTHPQSPSPLQSTLPSPNPPSVPNSPAVHSPLTEPPLSPPLPCSPLSPHRTPPQSQTPLQSTPPSPNPPSVPLSPAVHSPLTEPPLSPPLPCSPLSPHRTPPQSQTPLQSTPPSPNPPSVPLSPAVHSPLTEPPLSPKLPCSPLPPHRTPPQSPSPLQSTLPSPNPPSVLLSPAVHSPLTEPPPVPFSPAVHSPLTEPPLSPPLPCSPLPPHRTPPSPPLPCSPLPPHRTPPQSPSPLQSTPPSPNPPSVPLSPAVHSPLTEPPPVPLSPAVHSPLTEPPLSPPLPCSPLSPHRTPPQSPSPLQSTLPSPNPPSVPLSPAVHSPLTEPPPVPLSPAVHSPLTEPPLSPPLPCSPLSPHRTPPQSPSPLQSTLTSPNPRIAHNNVK